One window of the Janthinobacterium sp. PAMC25594 genome contains the following:
- the hisC gene encoding histidinol-phosphate transaminase: MSFLDQLISNTVRADVRAVKSYQVADASGYIKLDAMENPYPLPPQLREELGARLAGVALNRYPPSYASLQQAICARLGVPAGYDVMLGNGSDELISILAMACARQEPGQRAVLLAPVPAFVMYARSAQFAGMDFVGVPLQADFSLDMPAMLAAIEQHRPALVFLAYPNNPTGNLFASADIERILAALGDTGIAVVDEAYEPFAQHSFMGRLPEYENLVVMRTVSKLGLAGIRLGYMSAAPALLAQFEKVRPPYNVNVLTQAAAEFALEHLDVLNAQADLLNSARDALALRLAELPGVTVFPSKANFLLIRVADSDDVCAKLLARRVLIKNMSKMHAALANCLRISVSTPEENSLFYDAFTASLV; this comes from the coding sequence ATGTCTTTCCTCGATCAGTTAATCAGCAACACCGTGCGTGCCGATGTGCGCGCCGTCAAAAGCTATCAGGTCGCCGATGCCAGCGGCTACATCAAGCTCGATGCGATGGAAAATCCGTATCCGCTGCCGCCGCAGCTGCGCGAGGAACTGGGCGCGCGCCTGGCCGGCGTGGCGCTGAACCGCTATCCGCCGTCGTACGCCAGCCTGCAGCAAGCCATCTGCGCCAGGCTGGGCGTGCCCGCCGGCTACGACGTCATGCTGGGCAACGGTTCCGATGAACTGATTTCCATCCTGGCCATGGCCTGCGCCCGCCAGGAGCCGGGCCAGCGCGCCGTGCTGCTGGCGCCCGTGCCGGCCTTCGTCATGTATGCGCGTTCGGCGCAGTTTGCCGGCATGGATTTCGTCGGCGTGCCCCTGCAGGCCGACTTCAGTCTGGACATGCCGGCCATGCTGGCGGCGATTGAACAGCACCGCCCGGCGCTGGTCTTCCTCGCGTATCCGAACAACCCGACGGGCAACCTGTTTGCCAGCGCCGACATCGAACGCATCCTCGCCGCGCTGGGCGACACGGGCATCGCCGTCGTCGACGAAGCGTATGAGCCGTTCGCGCAGCACAGCTTCATGGGTCGCCTGCCTGAATATGAAAACCTGGTGGTGATGCGCACCGTGTCGAAACTGGGCCTGGCCGGCATCCGCCTCGGCTACATGTCGGCCGCGCCGGCCCTGCTGGCGCAATTCGAGAAAGTGCGTCCGCCGTACAATGTGAATGTGCTGACGCAGGCGGCGGCCGAATTCGCGCTCGAGCACCTCGACGTGCTCAACGCGCAGGCGGATCTGCTCAACAGCGCGCGCGACGCGCTGGCGCTGCGCCTGGCGGAACTGCCGGGCGTGACCGTGTTTCCCTCGAAGGCAAATTTTCTTCTGATTCGTGTGGCTGATTCCGACGATGTTTGTGCAAAACTGCTTGCCCGCAGGGTTTTAATTAAAAATATGAGTAAAATGCATGCTGCGCTGGCCAATTGCCTGCGTATCAGCGTCAGCACCCCGGAAGAGAATTCCCTTTTTTACGATGCCTTCACGGCATCCCTCGTTTAG
- a CDS encoding phosphoribosyl-ATP diphosphatase, with product MSETLKRLAAVIESRKLANGGDPATSYVARLFAKGDDAILKKIGEEATETVMAAKDARRDNDPSKVLYECADLWFHSLVMLAQFDLTPQQVLDELARREGLSGLEEKAARKDELRDAGETDKH from the coding sequence ATGAGTGAAACGTTAAAACGCCTGGCCGCCGTGATCGAATCGCGCAAGCTGGCCAATGGCGGCGATCCCGCCACCTCGTATGTCGCGCGCCTGTTTGCCAAGGGCGATGACGCCATTTTGAAAAAAATCGGCGAGGAAGCGACGGAAACCGTGATGGCCGCCAAGGATGCGCGGCGCGACAACGACCCGTCGAAGGTGCTGTACGAATGCGCCGACCTGTGGTTTCACTCGCTGGTGATGCTGGCGCAGTTCGACCTGACGCCGCAGCAGGTGCTCGACGAGCTGGCGCGCCGCGAAGGCCTGTCCGGCCTGGAAGAGAAGGCGGCACGCAAGGATGAGCTGCGCGACGCCGGCGAAACAGACAAACACTGA
- the hisF gene encoding imidazole glycerol phosphate synthase subunit HisF yields MLAKRIIPCLDVTNGRVVKGVNFTQLRDAGDPVEIARRYDEQGADEITFLDITASSDNRGLIFDIIEAVASQVFIPLTVGGGVRVVEDVRRLLNAGADKVSINTSAVTNPQLVFEASQKHGSQCIVVAIDAKQVSPGKWEVFTHGGRTATGLDAFAWARKMESLGAGEILLTSMDRDGTKVGFDLGLTRGVSDAVSIPVIASGGVGGLQDLVDGIKVGRADAVLAASIFHYGQHTVQEAKRFMAQQGIPMRLA; encoded by the coding sequence ATGCTTGCAAAACGTATCATCCCCTGCCTCGACGTGACCAATGGCCGCGTTGTCAAAGGCGTCAACTTCACGCAATTGCGCGACGCCGGCGACCCGGTGGAAATCGCCCGCCGTTATGATGAGCAGGGCGCCGATGAAATCACTTTCCTCGACATTACCGCATCGAGCGACAACCGCGGCCTGATCTTCGACATCATCGAAGCGGTGGCCTCGCAAGTGTTCATTCCGCTGACCGTGGGCGGCGGCGTGCGCGTGGTGGAAGACGTGCGCCGGCTGCTCAACGCGGGCGCCGACAAGGTCAGCATCAACACTTCGGCCGTGACGAATCCCCAGCTGGTGTTTGAGGCATCGCAAAAGCATGGCTCGCAATGCATCGTCGTGGCCATCGACGCCAAGCAGGTGTCGCCCGGCAAGTGGGAAGTGTTTACCCATGGCGGGCGCACGGCCACGGGCCTGGACGCCTTTGCATGGGCGCGTAAAATGGAAAGCCTGGGCGCTGGTGAAATCTTGCTCACCAGCATGGACCGCGATGGCACCAAGGTGGGCTTCGACCTGGGCCTGACGCGCGGCGTGTCCGACGCCGTCAGCATCCCCGTCATCGCTTCGGGCGGCGTGGGCGGCTTGCAAGACCTGGTCGACGGCATCAAGGTGGGCCGCGCGGACGCCGTGCTGGCCGCCAGCATCTTCCACTATGGCCAGCACACGGTACAGGAAGCCAAGCGTTTCATGGCGCAGCAGGGCATTCCCATGCGTCTGGCGTAA
- the hisA gene encoding 1-(5-phosphoribosyl)-5-[(5-phosphoribosylamino)methylideneamino]imidazole-4-carboxamide isomerase: protein MLLIPAIDLKDGHCVRLKQGDMELATVFSEDPADMARHWLKQGARRLHLVDLNGAFAGKPKNEGAVKAILKAVQDFAVENDIEEIPVQLGGGIRDLDTIERYLDAGITYIIIGTAAVKSPGFLHDACSAFPGHIIVGLDAKDGKVATDGWSKMSGHEVIDLAKKFEAYGVESIIYTDIGRDGMMGGINIEATVKLAQAVKIPVIASGGLHNIGDVEALCAVQAEGIEGVICGRSIYEGTIDLAQAQERADALTDAAV from the coding sequence ATGCTGCTTATTCCCGCCATCGACCTGAAAGACGGTCACTGCGTACGCCTGAAACAAGGCGATATGGAACTTGCCACCGTATTTTCCGAAGACCCGGCCGACATGGCCCGCCATTGGCTCAAGCAAGGCGCGCGCCGGCTGCATTTGGTCGACCTGAATGGCGCTTTTGCCGGAAAACCGAAGAACGAAGGCGCCGTGAAAGCCATCCTGAAGGCGGTGCAGGATTTTGCCGTGGAAAACGACATCGAGGAAATCCCCGTGCAGCTGGGCGGCGGCATCCGTGACCTCGACACCATCGAGCGCTATCTCGACGCCGGCATCACCTACATCATCATCGGCACCGCGGCCGTGAAAAGCCCCGGCTTCCTGCACGACGCCTGCAGCGCCTTCCCGGGCCACATCATCGTCGGCCTCGATGCCAAAGATGGAAAAGTGGCAACCGATGGCTGGAGCAAGATGTCGGGCCACGAAGTGATCGACCTGGCAAAAAAATTCGAAGCCTACGGCGTCGAATCGATCATTTACACGGACATCGGCCGCGACGGCATGATGGGCGGCATCAACATTGAAGCCACCGTCAAGCTGGCGCAAGCCGTCAAGATCCCCGTCATCGCCTCGGGCGGCCTGCACAATATCGGCGACGTGGAAGCGCTGTGCGCGGTCCAGGCCGAAGGTATCGAAGGCGTGATCTGCGGCCGCTCCATCTATGAAGGCACGATCGACCTGGCGCAGGCGCAGGAACGCGCCGACGCACTGACCGACGCCGCCGTTTAA
- a CDS encoding BolA family protein yields MTTTPELIHGYLSAGLECTHLEVEGDGQHFQAVIVSPAFAGKRLIQRHQIVYAALGDRMREEIHALSMKTLTPEEFQG; encoded by the coding sequence GTGACCACCACTCCAGAACTGATCCACGGCTACCTGTCGGCCGGCCTCGAATGCACGCACCTCGAAGTGGAGGGCGATGGCCAGCACTTCCAGGCCGTGATCGTCTCGCCCGCGTTCGCCGGCAAGCGCCTGATTCAGCGCCACCAGATCGTCTACGCCGCGCTGGGCGACCGCATGCGCGAAGAAATCCACGCGCTGTCGATGAAAACCCTGACACCTGAAGAATTCCAAGGATAA
- the hisB gene encoding imidazoleglycerol-phosphate dehydratase HisB: MNRTAEITRNTNETQVRVALNLDGTGQQKLNTGVPFLDHMLDQIARHGLIDLDIEATGDVHIDNHHTVEDVGITLGMAVAKAIGDKKGIRRYGHAYVPLDEALSRVVLDFSGRPGIEYHIPFTRAMIAGFDVDLTLEFFRGFVNHAGVTLHIDNLRGTNAHHQCETVFKAFGRALRMAAELDERAAGIIPSTKGSL, translated from the coding sequence ATGAACCGCACCGCAGAAATCACGCGCAACACCAATGAGACGCAAGTTCGCGTCGCCCTCAACCTGGACGGCACGGGCCAGCAAAAGCTCAATACCGGCGTGCCCTTCCTCGACCATATGCTGGACCAGATCGCCCGCCACGGCTTGATCGACCTCGATATCGAAGCGACGGGCGACGTGCATATCGACAACCACCATACGGTGGAAGACGTGGGCATCACCCTGGGCATGGCCGTGGCCAAGGCCATCGGCGACAAGAAGGGCATCCGCCGCTACGGCCATGCGTATGTGCCGCTGGACGAGGCGCTGTCGCGCGTGGTGCTCGATTTCTCGGGCCGCCCGGGCATCGAATACCACATCCCGTTTACGCGCGCCATGATCGCCGGCTTCGACGTCGACCTGACCTTGGAATTTTTCCGCGGCTTCGTCAACCATGCGGGCGTGACCTTGCATATCGACAACCTGCGCGGCACGAATGCCCACCATCAGTGCGAAACCGTGTTCAAGGCCTTTGGCCGCGCGCTGCGCATGGCTGCCGAGCTCGACGAGCGCGCGGCCGGCATCATTCCATCGACCAAGGGCAGCCTGTAA
- the murA gene encoding UDP-N-acetylglucosamine 1-carboxyvinyltransferase, protein MDKLLINGGNRLNGDIAISGAKNAALPILCAGLLTAGDLDLTNVPHLHDVATMLKLLGQTGLKVQQDGDRVVLNGSAIDTLEAPYELVKTMRASILVLGPMLARFGEAKVSLPGGCAIGSRPVDQHIKGLEALGAEIRIEAGYIYAKCAKLKGARIVTDMITVTGTENLLMAATLAEGETILENAACEPEVTDLAHLLVAMGAKIDGIGTSRLVIQGVDALHGASHAVIADRIETGTFLCAVAATGGDITLRNVRTDILDAALDKLRAMGLTMTFGADWIRAEMSARPNPVSFRTTEYPGFPTDMQAQFMAVNTIANGASRVTETIFENRFMHVQEMNRLGADITIEGNTAIIAGVKQLRGAPVMATDLRASASLVIAALAADGETLIDRIYHLDRGYDRMEVKLSAVGANIVRIK, encoded by the coding sequence ATGGACAAACTCCTCATCAACGGCGGCAACCGCCTGAACGGCGACATCGCCATCTCCGGCGCGAAAAACGCCGCCCTGCCGATCCTGTGCGCGGGCCTGCTGACCGCGGGCGACCTGGACCTGACCAACGTGCCGCACCTGCACGACGTGGCGACCATGCTCAAACTGCTGGGCCAGACGGGCCTGAAAGTGCAGCAGGACGGCGACCGCGTGGTCTTGAACGGCAGCGCCATCGACACCCTGGAAGCGCCGTATGAACTGGTGAAAACCATGCGCGCCTCGATCCTCGTGCTGGGTCCCATGCTGGCGCGCTTCGGCGAAGCCAAGGTCTCGCTGCCGGGCGGCTGCGCCATCGGTTCGCGCCCCGTCGACCAGCACATCAAGGGTTTAGAGGCGCTGGGCGCCGAGATCCGCATCGAGGCCGGCTACATCTACGCCAAGTGCGCCAAGCTGAAAGGCGCGCGCATCGTCACCGACATGATCACCGTCACCGGCACCGAGAATCTGCTGATGGCCGCGACCCTGGCCGAAGGCGAGACCATCCTGGAAAACGCCGCCTGCGAGCCGGAAGTGACCGACCTGGCGCACCTGCTGGTGGCCATGGGCGCGAAGATCGACGGCATCGGCACCAGCCGCCTGGTGATCCAGGGCGTCGACGCCTTGCATGGTGCTTCGCACGCGGTGATCGCCGACCGCATCGAGACGGGCACTTTCCTGTGCGCCGTGGCGGCCACCGGCGGCGACATCACGCTGCGCAATGTGCGCACCGACATCCTCGACGCGGCGCTCGACAAGCTGCGCGCCATGGGCCTGACGATGACCTTCGGCGCCGACTGGATCCGCGCCGAGATGTCGGCCCGTCCGAACCCCGTCAGCTTCCGCACCACGGAATACCCGGGCTTCCCGACCGACATGCAGGCGCAGTTCATGGCCGTCAATACGATCGCCAATGGCGCCAGCCGCGTCACCGAGACGATTTTCGAGAACCGCTTCATGCACGTGCAGGAAATGAATCGCCTGGGCGCCGACATCACCATCGAGGGCAACACGGCCATCATCGCCGGCGTCAAGCAGCTGCGCGGCGCGCCCGTGATGGCGACCGACCTGCGCGCCTCGGCGTCGCTGGTGATCGCGGCCCTGGCGGCCGATGGCGAAACGCTGATCGACCGCATCTACCACCTCGACCGCGGCTACGACCGCATGGAAGTGAAGTTGTCGGCCGTGGGCGCGAACATCGTGCGCATCAAGTAA
- a CDS encoding histidine triad nucleotide-binding protein — MDNCIFCKIAAKQIPSSIVYEDEDLLAFKDINPAAPVHLLLIPKRHVASLSDCDDSHTEVLGKLLRLAPKLAAEFGCAVTYEADGTPAGGFKTMINSGPNGGQEVYHLHMHVYGGPRPWRGQH, encoded by the coding sequence GTGGATAACTGTATTTTTTGCAAGATTGCTGCGAAACAAATTCCTTCTTCCATCGTGTATGAAGACGAGGACTTGCTGGCCTTCAAGGACATCAACCCGGCCGCCCCCGTGCATCTGCTGCTGATTCCGAAGCGCCACGTGGCCAGCCTGTCCGATTGCGACGACAGCCACACGGAAGTGCTGGGCAAGCTGCTGCGCCTGGCGCCGAAACTCGCTGCCGAATTCGGCTGCGCCGTCACGTATGAGGCCGATGGCACGCCCGCCGGCGGCTTCAAGACCATGATCAACAGCGGCCCGAACGGCGGGCAAGAGGTGTATCACCTGCACATGCATGTGTACGGCGGTCCCCGTCCCTGGCGCGGCCAGCACTGA
- the tatB gene encoding Sec-independent protein translocase protein TatB, with the protein MIDLGLSKIAIIGVVALIVIGPEKLPRVARMAGTLYGRAQRYLNQVKSEVSREIEMEELKNLQKEVQEAAHSVKQNVEKSMHGVENSISGNLAEVENAWRGDSSSYEGHHDAHEAMLRATNEDLARKAREFRRKKLVRNSAIPGWYKQRHGGKQHVQSAAARVARFRPRASSSSFYS; encoded by the coding sequence ATGATCGATCTCGGTCTCTCTAAAATCGCCATCATCGGCGTGGTTGCGTTGATAGTCATCGGCCCTGAAAAGTTGCCGAGAGTGGCGCGCATGGCCGGTACCCTGTATGGCCGCGCGCAACGCTACCTGAACCAGGTGAAATCCGAAGTCTCGCGCGAAATTGAAATGGAAGAGCTGAAAAACCTGCAGAAGGAAGTGCAGGAGGCAGCCCATTCCGTCAAGCAAAACGTGGAGAAATCCATGCATGGCGTGGAAAACTCGATCTCCGGCAACCTGGCCGAGGTGGAAAACGCCTGGCGCGGCGATTCCAGCTCGTATGAGGGGCACCACGATGCCCATGAAGCCATGCTGCGCGCCACCAATGAAGACCTGGCCCGCAAGGCGCGTGAATTCCGCCGCAAGAAGCTGGTGCGCAATTCCGCCATCCCTGGCTGGTACAAGCAGCGCCATGGCGGCAAGCAGCACGTGCAGTCGGCGGCCGCCCGCGTGGCGCGTTTCCGTCCGCGCGCCAGTTCCTCCTCCTTTTACTCATGA
- the hisI gene encoding phosphoribosyl-AMP cyclohydrolase, producing the protein MQNGTIVASNAKWLKKVKWDEHGLVPVIAQEAGSNDVLMFAWMNRDALARTVELGEAVYWSRSRKKLWHKGEESGHTQKVLEIRLDCDEDVVLLKIEQAGGIACHTGRHSCFFQKFEGDEKTGEWQITDPVLKDPETIYAESKSK; encoded by the coding sequence ATGCAAAACGGAACCATCGTAGCAAGCAATGCGAAGTGGCTGAAAAAGGTCAAATGGGACGAGCACGGCCTGGTGCCCGTGATCGCGCAGGAAGCGGGCAGCAATGACGTGCTGATGTTCGCCTGGATGAACCGCGACGCGCTGGCGCGCACGGTGGAGCTGGGCGAAGCCGTGTACTGGAGCCGTTCGCGCAAGAAACTGTGGCACAAGGGCGAAGAATCGGGCCACACGCAAAAGGTGCTGGAAATCCGCCTCGATTGCGATGAAGACGTGGTCTTGCTGAAGATCGAGCAAGCGGGCGGCATCGCCTGCCATACGGGCCGCCATTCGTGCTTCTTCCAGAAATTCGAAGGCGACGAAAAAACGGGCGAATGGCAGATTACCGACCCCGTGCTGAAAGACCCTGAGACGATTTACGCGGAAAGCAAGAGCAAATGA
- a CDS encoding site-specific DNA-methyltransferase → MTQVAERPDWVNRVYCEDALAGLARIPDGSVDLILTDPPYNLGKDYGNASDQQSVADYLRWTEAWIDAALPKLKANGSLYIFLTWRYSPEIFVMLKQRMAMMNEIIWDRRVPSMGGSVRSFSSVHDTIGFFVKRKDYYFDLDAVRIAYDAATKKARSRSIFIGAKWLEVGYNPKDLWSVSRLHKEHPERADHPTQKPLEIIERMLKASCPPGGVVLDLFMGSGTTALAAKRCGRDFVGFELNPDYCAIIEQRLAALAQELATPAAPKAARAAAKKPAVVKKPAAAKKPPAVKKAPARKARSASVPEDVVI, encoded by the coding sequence ATGACGCAGGTGGCGGAGCGGCCGGACTGGGTCAACCGGGTCTATTGCGAAGACGCGCTGGCGGGGCTGGCGCGCATTCCCGATGGCTCGGTGGACCTGATCCTGACGGATCCGCCGTACAACCTGGGCAAGGATTACGGCAACGCCTCGGACCAGCAGTCGGTGGCCGACTACCTGCGCTGGACGGAAGCGTGGATCGACGCGGCGCTGCCCAAGCTGAAAGCCAACGGCAGTCTGTATATCTTTTTGACCTGGCGCTATTCGCCGGAGATCTTCGTCATGCTGAAACAACGCATGGCGATGATGAATGAAATCATCTGGGACCGCCGCGTGCCGTCCATGGGCGGCAGCGTGCGCAGCTTTTCATCGGTGCACGACACCATCGGCTTCTTCGTCAAGCGCAAGGATTACTACTTCGACCTTGACGCGGTGCGCATCGCCTACGACGCGGCCACCAAGAAAGCCCGTTCGCGCTCGATCTTCATCGGCGCGAAATGGCTGGAAGTGGGCTACAACCCGAAAGACTTGTGGAGCGTCTCGCGCCTGCACAAGGAACACCCGGAGCGGGCCGACCACCCGACGCAAAAGCCGCTCGAAATCATCGAGCGCATGCTCAAGGCGTCGTGCCCGCCCGGTGGCGTGGTGCTCGACCTGTTCATGGGCAGCGGTACCACGGCCCTGGCGGCCAAGCGCTGCGGGCGCGATTTCGTCGGTTTTGAATTGAACCCCGATTACTGCGCCATCATCGAACAGCGGTTGGCGGCATTGGCGCAGGAGCTGGCTACACCGGCCGCGCCGAAGGCTGCCAGGGCGGCGGCGAAGAAGCCGGCGGTGGTCAAGAAGCCTGCGGCGGCGAAAAAGCCGCCCGCCGTGAAAAAAGCACCGGCCCGCAAGGCGCGCAGCGCTAGCGTGCCGGAAGACGTCGTCATTTAG
- the hisG gene encoding ATP phosphoribosyltransferase, with protein sequence MNGSNNGDSSQLILALSKGRIFEDTMPLLEAAGIKVLENPETSRKLILATNDPNVRVIIVRASDVPTYVQYGAADFGVAGKDVLLEHGGEGLYQPIDLNIAACRMSVAVQAGFDYEKAVHQGARLRVATKFVHTAREHFAAKGVHVDLIKLYGSMELAPLVGLSDAIVDLVSTGSTLRANNLVEVEHIMEISSRLVVNQAALKLKRERLQPIIEAFERASQA encoded by the coding sequence ATGAACGGATCGAACAACGGTGACAGCTCCCAGCTGATTTTGGCGCTGTCAAAAGGCCGCATTTTTGAGGATACCATGCCGCTGCTGGAAGCGGCCGGCATCAAGGTGCTGGAAAACCCGGAGACCTCGCGCAAGTTGATTTTGGCCACCAACGATCCGAACGTGCGCGTCATCATCGTGCGCGCCAGCGACGTGCCGACCTACGTGCAGTACGGCGCGGCCGATTTCGGCGTGGCGGGCAAGGACGTGCTGCTGGAACACGGCGGCGAAGGCCTGTACCAGCCGATCGACCTGAATATCGCCGCCTGCCGCATGTCGGTCGCGGTGCAGGCCGGTTTTGATTACGAAAAGGCCGTGCACCAGGGTGCGCGCTTGCGCGTGGCCACCAAGTTCGTGCACACGGCGCGCGAGCATTTCGCCGCCAAGGGCGTGCACGTCGACCTGATCAAGCTGTATGGCTCGATGGAGCTGGCACCGTTGGTCGGCCTGTCCGACGCCATCGTCGACCTGGTCAGCACGGGCAGCACTTTGCGCGCGAACAACCTCGTCGAGGTCGAGCACATCATGGAAATCTCGTCGCGCCTGGTGGTCAACCAGGCGGCATTAAAGCTCAAGCGCGAGCGCTTGCAGCCGATTATCGAGGCGTTTGAACGCGCTTCGCAAGCCTAG
- the hisD gene encoding histidinol dehydrogenase, with protein MPIQIRKLDSSQDGFQQSLDTLLAFEAGTDAAIETSVAKILADVKTRGDAAVLEYTNRFDRIPHGGAAEMAAFDISQAELQAALNGLPSAQREALQIAAQRIRAFHERQREELRGFSYTEPDGTVLGQKITPLDRVGIYVPGGKAAYPSSVLMNAIPAHVAGVGEIIMVVPTPDGVKNQMVLAAAAIAGVTRVITIGGAQAVGALAYGTQTIAAVDKIVGPGNAYVAAAKRRVFGIVGIDMIAGPSEILVLCDGTTDPDWVAMDLFSQAEHDELAQAILLCPDAAYIAQVEESIAKLLPTMPRQATISTSLADRGALIKVRDMEEACEIANSIAAEHLEISAENPQQWAERIRHAGAMFLGRFSSESLGDYCCGPNHVLPTSRTARFSSPLGVYDFQKRSSIIYVSEAGAQTLGKVAATLAYGEGLQAHARSAELRLKPQP; from the coding sequence ATGCCGATACAGATACGCAAGCTCGATTCAAGCCAGGATGGTTTCCAACAATCGCTCGATACGCTGCTGGCGTTCGAGGCGGGCACCGATGCGGCGATTGAAACGTCGGTCGCGAAAATCCTGGCCGACGTGAAAACGCGCGGCGACGCCGCCGTGCTGGAATACACCAACCGTTTCGACCGCATCCCGCATGGCGGCGCGGCGGAAATGGCGGCGTTTGATATTTCGCAAGCCGAACTGCAGGCGGCCCTGAACGGCTTGCCGTCGGCGCAGCGCGAAGCGCTGCAGATCGCCGCGCAGCGCATCCGCGCCTTCCACGAACGCCAGCGCGAGGAATTGCGCGGTTTTAGCTACACCGAGCCCGATGGCACGGTGCTGGGCCAGAAGATCACGCCGCTGGACCGGGTCGGCATCTACGTCCCGGGCGGCAAGGCAGCGTATCCGTCGTCCGTGCTGATGAACGCCATTCCCGCGCATGTGGCGGGCGTGGGCGAAATCATCATGGTGGTGCCGACGCCCGATGGCGTGAAAAACCAGATGGTGCTGGCCGCCGCCGCGATCGCCGGCGTGACGCGCGTGATCACCATCGGCGGCGCGCAAGCCGTCGGCGCGCTGGCCTACGGTACGCAGACGATCGCCGCCGTGGATAAAATCGTCGGCCCTGGCAACGCCTATGTGGCCGCCGCCAAGCGCCGCGTGTTCGGCATCGTCGGCATCGACATGATCGCGGGGCCGTCCGAAATCCTCGTGCTGTGCGACGGCACCACGGACCCGGACTGGGTCGCGATGGATCTGTTTTCGCAGGCCGAGCACGACGAACTGGCGCAGGCGATCCTGCTGTGCCCGGACGCCGCCTACATCGCGCAAGTGGAAGAGAGCATCGCCAAGCTGCTGCCGACGATGCCGCGCCAGGCCACCATCAGCACTTCGCTGGCCGACCGCGGTGCGCTGATCAAGGTGCGCGACATGGAAGAAGCGTGCGAGATCGCCAACTCCATCGCCGCGGAACACCTGGAAATCTCGGCGGAAAACCCGCAGCAGTGGGCCGAGCGGATCCGCCATGCGGGCGCCATGTTCCTGGGTCGCTTTTCGTCCGAATCGCTGGGCGACTATTGCTGCGGCCCCAATCACGTGCTGCCGACCTCGCGCACGGCGCGTTTCTCGTCGCCGCTGGGCGTGTACGACTTCCAGAAGCGCTCGTCCATCATTTACGTCAGTGAAGCGGGCGCGCAAACCCTGGGCAAGGTCGCCGCCACGCTGGCGTACGGCGAAGGCTTGCAGGCGCACGCGCGCAGCGCCGAACTGCGTCTGAAGCCGCAGCCATGA
- the tatA gene encoding Sec-independent protein translocase subunit TatA, protein MGSLSIWHWVIVLVIVMLVFGTKKLGNIGGDIGKAVKGFKDGVKGDDDAPAANTPPAAPSQVADKSTIDVETKEKSKF, encoded by the coding sequence ATGGGTTCATTGAGTATTTGGCACTGGGTGATCGTTCTGGTCATTGTGATGCTGGTCTTCGGCACCAAGAAACTGGGCAATATCGGCGGTGATATCGGCAAGGCCGTCAAAGGCTTCAAGGATGGCGTCAAGGGCGACGATGACGCCCCGGCAGCCAATACCCCTCCTGCTGCGCCATCGCAAGTGGCCGACAAAAGCACCATCGACGTCGAGACGAAAGAGAAAAGCAAGTTCTGA
- the hisH gene encoding imidazole glycerol phosphate synthase subunit HisH — MNKIVVVDYGMGNLRSVAQALRAVAPEADVRISGLAADIDSADRIVLPGQGAMPDCMRSLRQSGVLEALLRAADSKPVLGVCIGEQMLFDGSEEGDAAGLGLLPGKVVRFQLDGQVQEDGSRFKVPQMGWNQVRQTASHAMWEGIADNAYFYFVHSYFAQPQEAAHTVGETIYGAPFACAVARDNIFATQFHPEKSAAAGLQLYKNFVHWQP, encoded by the coding sequence ATGAATAAAATTGTGGTGGTGGATTACGGCATGGGCAATTTGCGCTCGGTGGCGCAGGCGCTGCGTGCCGTGGCGCCGGAAGCCGACGTGCGCATTTCCGGCCTCGCTGCCGACATCGACAGCGCCGACCGCATCGTCCTGCCGGGCCAGGGCGCCATGCCCGACTGCATGCGCAGCCTGCGCCAATCGGGCGTATTGGAGGCGCTGCTGCGCGCCGCCGACAGCAAGCCCGTGCTGGGCGTGTGCATCGGCGAGCAAATGCTGTTCGACGGCAGCGAAGAGGGCGATGCGGCCGGTCTGGGCTTGCTTCCAGGCAAAGTCGTGCGCTTCCAGCTCGACGGCCAGGTGCAGGAAGACGGCTCGCGCTTCAAGGTGCCGCAAATGGGCTGGAACCAAGTGCGGCAAACGGCGTCCCATGCGATGTGGGAGGGCATTGCCGACAACGCGTATTTCTACTTTGTGCACAGCTATTTTGCTCAACCTCAAGAAGCGGCGCACACGGTGGGCGAGACTATCTATGGCGCGCCGTTCGCTTGCGCCGTCGCGCGTGATAATATTTTCGCGACACAGTTTCACCCTGAAAAAAGTGCTGCCGCTGGCTTGCAGCTATACAAGAACTTTGTTCACTGGCAACCTTAA